Proteins from one Terriglobales bacterium genomic window:
- a CDS encoding response regulator transcription factor → MRVKVLLADDHAVVADGLTSLLSPQCAVLGAASDGQELLKLAREKKPDVIILDISMPLVNGLDAIHQLRKEGCAAKFLVLSMHRDPSLILAAFKAGASGYVSKECSALELDLAVSTVSAGRQYLSRSLPINLETVRYELRRHHGNSRQPTGRQRQVLQLVAEGKTMKEIGGLLGISTRTVEFYKYTLMRSLGLRTNAQLVQHAIKLALVTVPPPIDSSRWR, encoded by the coding sequence ATGCGCGTCAAAGTGTTGCTCGCGGATGATCACGCGGTCGTGGCCGATGGATTGACAAGCCTGCTGTCACCCCAGTGTGCCGTCCTGGGCGCTGCTTCTGACGGACAGGAACTGCTGAAGCTGGCCCGCGAGAAGAAACCCGACGTGATCATTCTCGACATTTCCATGCCGCTGGTGAACGGACTCGACGCAATCCACCAGTTGCGCAAGGAGGGCTGCGCCGCGAAGTTCCTCGTGTTGAGCATGCATCGTGATCCGAGCCTGATTCTGGCGGCGTTCAAGGCGGGAGCATCGGGCTATGTTTCGAAGGAGTGCAGTGCGCTGGAACTCGATTTGGCGGTTTCCACCGTGTCTGCCGGCCGCCAATATCTGAGCCGTTCGCTGCCGATCAACCTCGAAACGGTCCGCTACGAGTTGCGGCGCCATCATGGCAACAGCCGGCAGCCGACGGGCCGGCAGCGGCAGGTGCTGCAGCTCGTTGCCGAAGGGAAGACGATGAAGGAAATCGGCGGGCTGCTTGGAATTTCCACCCGCACGGTCGAGTTCTACAAGTACACGCTGATGCGTTCGCTGGGCCTGCGGACGAACGCGCAGCTTGTTCAGCACGCGATCAAACTCGCGCTGGTGACCGTACCGCCGCCGATCGACTCCAGCAGGTGGCGTTGA
- a CDS encoding VWA domain-containing protein has product MNKRSIAIVLVLLSPGLLTDPVASRAQGPRTSIRVEVDMVQLNVAVTDSKGDYVTGLRPWDFAVSEDNIPQTLATFAEGDEAARRVADIDRSEGGARLTARSSRADAITQAAATTPTLSDAMAGASVFILFDKSNYMYRGFVFAQDAIAEFVRSLQGPDRVAFYSYSRDLSRDALLTPDRGTVLHGARSTTAGDNAALYNALLLTLKDASQYTGRKVVVVFSNGPDNSSMVAPEDVGELAQSEGIPIYMISTREAKQDPASSAVFERMSAATGGKAYFARNWKDQRDAFASIRDDLAHLYSLSYYPQPNPNRGWRAITVKLKGPALSKYRVRTRSGYRPLPARLSADSAPLP; this is encoded by the coding sequence ATGAACAAGAGAAGCATCGCGATCGTTCTCGTGTTGTTGTCGCCGGGGCTGTTGACCGATCCGGTCGCATCGCGGGCGCAAGGCCCGCGCACCAGCATCCGCGTGGAAGTGGACATGGTGCAGCTGAATGTGGCGGTGACCGACAGCAAGGGCGACTACGTGACGGGGCTGCGTCCGTGGGACTTCGCGGTGAGCGAAGACAATATTCCGCAGACGCTCGCGACATTCGCCGAGGGCGACGAGGCAGCGCGCCGCGTGGCCGATATTGACCGCAGCGAAGGCGGCGCCAGGCTGACCGCGCGCTCTTCACGCGCCGACGCCATCACGCAAGCCGCCGCCACCACGCCCACGCTCAGCGACGCCATGGCAGGCGCGAGCGTTTTTATCCTCTTCGACAAGAGCAACTACATGTATCGCGGCTTCGTGTTCGCGCAGGACGCGATCGCCGAATTCGTGCGCTCGCTGCAGGGCCCGGACCGCGTGGCGTTCTACTCCTACAGCCGCGACCTATCGCGCGATGCGCTGCTCACGCCGGACCGAGGCACGGTGCTGCATGGCGCGCGCTCGACGACGGCGGGCGACAATGCCGCGCTGTACAACGCGCTGCTGCTTACCCTGAAGGACGCGAGCCAGTACACCGGGCGCAAGGTCGTCGTCGTGTTTTCCAACGGGCCGGACAACTCGAGCATGGTCGCGCCGGAAGACGTGGGCGAACTGGCGCAGTCGGAAGGAATCCCCATCTACATGATCAGCACGCGCGAGGCCAAGCAGGATCCGGCCTCGAGCGCGGTGTTCGAGCGCATGAGCGCCGCCACCGGCGGCAAGGCGTACTTCGCGCGTAACTGGAAGGACCAGCGCGACGCCTTCGCGTCCATCCGCGACGACCTCGCGCATCTCTACTCGCTCAGCTACTACCCGCAACCGAACCCGAACCGCGGATGGCGCGCCATTACGGTGAAGCTGAAGGGGCCGGCGCTGAGCAAGTATCGCGTGCGCACCCGCAGCGGGTACCGTCCCTTGCCGGCGAGGCTGTCCGCGGACAGCGCGCCGTTGCCGTAG
- a CDS encoding response regulator transcription factor, which yields MQRPRILIADEQTLIVEALSSLIASYAQVVGIAQNGRSLLEKVVRLRPDVVLLDLAMPLLTGSDAAQRAKEEVPSAKFIVLTAIEDPRIAASALRTWASGYVLKRSSAAELQSAMSDVLRGHSYVTPRMVIALEQQFIRDPNLKPHGLTVRQREVVQLLAEGRTMKEAASILQITPRTIAFHKYRVMEEFRLHSTSDLVRFAIREHMIAVSAHS from the coding sequence GTGCAAAGACCTCGCATCCTTATCGCTGACGAACAAACCCTCATCGTCGAGGCGCTCAGCTCCCTGATCGCCTCTTATGCCCAGGTAGTCGGGATCGCTCAGAATGGCCGCTCGCTGCTCGAGAAGGTTGTAAGGCTGCGGCCTGATGTGGTTCTGCTCGACCTCGCCATGCCGCTACTGACCGGTAGTGACGCTGCCCAGCGCGCAAAAGAAGAAGTACCTTCGGCGAAGTTTATCGTGCTGACGGCGATCGAGGATCCGCGCATTGCCGCGTCGGCGCTGCGCACATGGGCTTCGGGATATGTGCTCAAGCGCTCGTCAGCCGCGGAGCTTCAGAGCGCGATGAGCGACGTGCTCCGCGGGCACTCCTATGTCACTCCGCGAATGGTGATCGCACTCGAGCAGCAGTTCATTCGCGATCCAAACCTCAAGCCGCACGGTCTTACCGTTCGCCAGCGCGAGGTGGTCCAACTGCTTGCTGAAGGACGGACCATGAAGGAGGCGGCGAGCATTCTTCAAATCACCCCGCGTACCATCGCGTTTCACAAGTACCGCGTCATGGAGGAGTTCAGACTGCATTCCACGTCGGACCTCGTCCGATTTGCGATTCGCGAGCACATGATCGCGGTTTCGGCGCATTCTTGA
- a CDS encoding MASE1 domain-containing protein, which yields MGSSVYLQIAAAAAVGVGYYLGSELGFALTPPGTPISIYWPPNAILLGALLLMPYRMWPLALAAVVPAHFSMQLARGVPFATSLGWFAGNTGEALLGAFLVRRFSRSPLEGIRGTLEFLLVGAFIAPLVTSFVDTGAVLATGVGHRFWTLWQSRFLSNALAQVTIVPAIVGTARAAAARTRPSLARVTEAAALLSILAALTVTVFGSSTTIPLAEHVLIYLPFPLLLWAALRFGIGGLGTSMTLVCALSLTFVLRAAGPAFNEAVAPNVTSLQLLLIVVSVPLVVLCGLLASTRRTEESLRETSAKLITAQEQERRRIAQELHDDLLQQLCMIGLELHNLQPHVGTELKNRLERLESQVSELASRTRDLSHGLHPFRVELIGLGPAVGRLCQEFSEDGVNVQFTEINLPLRVDPDVALSIYRIAQEALQNISKHSQASNTVVHLEASADNIVLRVLDDGVGFRDDQTGNLGMASMRDRMRAVGGTLDVVSSPNRGTYLEATAPMRSRTP from the coding sequence GTGGGCAGCAGCGTCTACCTGCAGATTGCGGCAGCGGCAGCGGTCGGTGTCGGATACTACCTGGGGTCCGAGCTCGGCTTTGCGCTCACGCCGCCGGGTACTCCGATTTCGATTTATTGGCCACCGAATGCGATCCTGCTGGGTGCGCTGCTGTTGATGCCGTACCGCATGTGGCCTTTGGCGCTCGCCGCCGTGGTTCCAGCCCACTTTTCGATGCAGTTGGCGCGCGGCGTGCCCTTCGCTACCTCGCTGGGATGGTTCGCAGGCAATACCGGCGAGGCGCTGCTCGGCGCATTCCTGGTGCGGCGATTCAGCCGGTCCCCGCTGGAAGGTATCCGCGGCACGCTCGAGTTCCTGTTGGTCGGCGCTTTCATCGCGCCGCTGGTCACATCATTCGTGGATACCGGAGCGGTGCTGGCAACCGGAGTGGGACATCGCTTCTGGACGCTCTGGCAGAGCCGATTCTTGTCGAATGCGCTGGCGCAAGTAACCATCGTCCCCGCCATCGTGGGGACCGCACGAGCGGCAGCAGCGCGGACCCGGCCGTCACTGGCGCGTGTCACCGAGGCGGCGGCGCTCCTCTCGATTCTGGCGGCCTTAACCGTGACGGTCTTTGGTTCGTCCACCACGATTCCGCTTGCAGAGCATGTGCTGATCTATCTGCCGTTCCCGTTGCTGCTGTGGGCGGCGCTGCGGTTCGGAATCGGCGGTCTGGGCACGTCGATGACGCTGGTCTGCGCGCTTTCGCTGACGTTTGTTCTCCGCGCGGCCGGTCCGGCCTTCAACGAAGCAGTCGCTCCCAACGTTACGTCGCTGCAGCTGCTTCTGATCGTGGTCAGTGTTCCGCTGGTGGTCCTTTGCGGGTTATTGGCGAGCACCCGGCGTACGGAGGAGAGCCTGCGTGAGACGAGCGCCAAGCTGATCACGGCGCAAGAACAGGAACGCAGGCGAATCGCGCAGGAACTGCATGACGACCTTTTGCAGCAGCTGTGCATGATCGGGCTGGAGCTGCACAATCTGCAGCCGCATGTGGGAACGGAATTGAAGAACCGACTCGAGCGCCTGGAATCGCAGGTTTCCGAACTGGCTTCGCGCACTCGCGATCTTTCGCACGGGCTGCATCCGTTCCGCGTGGAACTGATCGGGCTGGGCCCGGCGGTGGGCCGCCTCTGCCAGGAGTTCAGCGAAGATGGAGTGAACGTGCAGTTCACCGAGATCAACCTTCCCTTGCGCGTCGACCCGGATGTGGCGCTCAGCATCTACCGCATAGCCCAGGAAGCGCTGCAAAACATCAGCAAGCACAGCCAGGCGAGCAATACCGTGGTGCACCTGGAAGCGTCGGCCGACAACATTGTTCTGCGCGTGCTCGACGATGGGGTTGGTTTCCGGGACGATCAAACAGGAAATCTTGGAATGGCGAGCATGCGTGATCGGATGCGGGCGGTCGGCGGCACGCTGGATGTCGTATCGTCGCCGAACCGGGGAACGTACCTGGAAGCAACAGCCCCTATGCGAAGCCGCACGCCATAG
- a CDS encoding lipid-binding SYLF domain-containing protein, producing MLRVVSLLLWMGLAASALAQSQSSQQTGPVPPPQPPDVTQQQPASSAASAATPPSAQSTPAGTQSAPGTAAPQSDQPQHPAVGTQVLPGLQKGADTTSDANKTELPESDRLDAESQRLEADLEKIEARRQMLELEQKTDDRLKESRALLNELLNGPTKIPNSMLNGAKCVVVIPAVKKAAVGFGGKYGRGVMSCRLGDEYDGNWSAPSMYALEGGNFGLQIGLESTDLVLLIMNGRGADSLLGSKSKLGGDLSVAAGPWGRTAEASTDLAMRAKILAYSRAHGIFAGVSLDGSTLRPDEDANTALYKRDLSARQIVRSGRVPIPRNAAPLIRLLSESTSAASGSSAQAIERK from the coding sequence ATGCTGCGTGTCGTTTCTCTTCTGCTCTGGATGGGTCTGGCGGCCTCAGCGCTCGCGCAATCGCAATCATCGCAGCAAACCGGACCCGTTCCGCCTCCACAGCCGCCTGACGTGACACAGCAGCAGCCCGCTTCGAGCGCTGCCTCGGCAGCAACTCCCCCCAGCGCGCAATCAACTCCGGCCGGCACGCAATCAGCGCCCGGCACGGCCGCGCCACAGAGCGACCAGCCGCAACATCCCGCGGTGGGAACGCAGGTCCTGCCGGGCCTTCAAAAGGGCGCAGACACCACGTCGGACGCGAACAAGACCGAGCTCCCGGAGAGCGACCGGCTCGACGCTGAGAGCCAGCGCCTGGAGGCTGACCTAGAGAAAATCGAAGCCAGGCGCCAGATGCTTGAACTGGAGCAGAAGACCGACGATCGCCTGAAAGAGTCGCGTGCGTTGCTCAACGAACTGCTGAACGGCCCGACGAAGATCCCGAACTCCATGCTCAACGGGGCAAAGTGCGTCGTCGTAATTCCCGCTGTGAAAAAGGCTGCCGTCGGCTTCGGCGGAAAGTACGGGCGCGGCGTCATGTCGTGCCGCCTGGGCGACGAATACGATGGAAACTGGAGCGCTCCCTCCATGTACGCGTTGGAAGGCGGAAACTTTGGCTTGCAGATCGGCCTCGAATCGACCGACCTGGTACTGCTGATAATGAACGGCCGCGGCGCTGATTCGCTCCTGGGCAGCAAGTCAAAACTGGGGGGCGATCTCTCGGTTGCAGCCGGGCCCTGGGGCCGGACCGCCGAGGCTTCCACCGATCTTGCCATGCGCGCCAAGATTCTGGCGTACTCGAGAGCGCACGGGATTTTTGCCGGCGTATCGCTCGATGGATCGACGTTGCGACCCGATGAGGACGCCAACACCGCTCTCTACAAGCGGGACCTTTCGGCGCGGCAAATCGTCCGCAGCGGACGGGTACCCATCCCCAGAAACGCGGCGCCCCTGATTCGGCTTCTGAGCGAATCAACCAGCGCAGCCTCAGGCTCGAGCGCGCAAGCCATCGAGCGCAAGTAA
- the tyrS gene encoding tyrosine--tRNA ligase produces the protein MAEFAPVEQQLEYLRKGASEIIRENELRERLEHSRKNGSPLRVYAGFDPTAPDLHLGHTVLLRKMKHFQDLGHTVIFLIGDFTAMIGDPTGRNVTRPPLSDAEITRNARTYLEQVFKILSPVKTEIRRNSEWFSKFSAADFVRLSAKYTVSQMLEREDFHQRFQEEKPIALHELLYPLAQGYDSYALKCDVQLGGNDQKFNLLVSREIQRAYGCAAPQIVITMPLLEGTDGVQKMSKSYGNYIGITEAPLEMYGKLMSISDELMWRYWELLTDTSMTAIEGMRKQAASGKLHPMKIKKGLAAKIVADFHSEDAAKQASEDWEKQFQKREVPESVETVAVKYDDVAAQSTNGHAIKLDKLLARAGLAESVSDGLRKIKQNAVRVDGQVHAQPVMPVKLPSEFTLRVGKLLRKVSIS, from the coding sequence ATGGCTGAATTTGCTCCCGTCGAGCAGCAACTCGAATACCTGCGCAAAGGCGCGTCGGAGATCATCCGCGAAAACGAACTGCGGGAACGGCTGGAACACTCGCGCAAGAACGGCTCGCCGCTGCGCGTCTATGCCGGCTTCGACCCGACCGCGCCCGACCTGCACCTGGGCCATACTGTCCTGCTGCGGAAGATGAAGCACTTCCAGGACCTGGGGCACACGGTCATCTTCCTGATCGGCGACTTCACCGCCATGATCGGCGACCCGACCGGGCGCAACGTGACGCGTCCGCCGCTGAGCGATGCCGAGATCACCAGGAACGCGCGCACCTACCTCGAGCAGGTGTTCAAGATCCTCAGCCCGGTTAAGACCGAGATCCGGCGCAACAGCGAGTGGTTCAGCAAGTTCAGCGCCGCTGACTTCGTGCGCCTGTCGGCGAAGTACACGGTGTCGCAAATGCTCGAACGCGAAGACTTCCACCAGCGCTTCCAGGAGGAGAAACCGATTGCGCTGCACGAGCTGCTCTATCCGCTGGCGCAGGGCTACGACTCGTATGCGCTCAAGTGCGACGTGCAGCTGGGCGGGAACGACCAGAAGTTCAATCTGCTCGTGAGCCGCGAGATCCAGCGCGCGTACGGCTGCGCGGCGCCGCAGATCGTAATCACCATGCCGCTGCTCGAGGGCACCGACGGCGTGCAGAAAATGTCGAAGTCGTACGGCAACTATATCGGCATCACCGAAGCGCCGCTGGAGATGTACGGCAAGCTCATGTCCATCTCCGACGAGCTGATGTGGCGCTACTGGGAGCTGCTCACCGATACCTCCATGACCGCGATCGAAGGCATGCGCAAGCAGGCGGCGAGCGGCAAGCTGCATCCCATGAAGATCAAGAAGGGGCTGGCAGCGAAGATCGTGGCCGACTTCCACTCGGAAGACGCCGCGAAGCAGGCGTCCGAGGACTGGGAGAAGCAGTTCCAGAAGCGCGAAGTGCCCGAGAGTGTGGAGACGGTAGCGGTGAAGTACGACGACGTCGCTGCGCAGAGCACGAATGGCCATGCGATCAAGCTGGACAAACTTCTTGCCCGCGCGGGACTGGCCGAGTCAGTCAGCGACGGCCTGCGCAAGATCAAGCAGAACGCGGTGCGCGTTGACGGGCAGGTACACGCCCAGCCGGTGATGCCGGTAAAGCTGCCGAGCGAGTTCACGCTGCGCGTGGGGAAGCTGCTGCGCAAAGTCTCGATCTCGTGA
- a CDS encoding response regulator transcription factor yields MLIRAIIADDHEEFRRRIYSELAPQFDVVAVVESGEEALREVKRLRPDVAVLDLNMGPLNGIDVIRTLVAEQTPVAIVVVSADADPLSAQAALSSGAAAFVVKSRLSDDLKTAIERALRRVSFVSPGVLDGAPHSDRR; encoded by the coding sequence ATGCTGATTCGCGCCATCATTGCCGACGACCACGAGGAGTTTCGCCGGCGAATATATTCCGAATTGGCCCCGCAATTCGACGTCGTTGCTGTCGTCGAATCGGGCGAGGAAGCGTTGCGCGAGGTGAAGCGCCTCCGGCCCGACGTCGCTGTTCTTGACCTCAACATGGGCCCGCTAAACGGTATCGACGTGATTCGAACACTCGTGGCCGAGCAAACGCCCGTCGCCATCGTCGTGGTCAGCGCCGACGCCGATCCTCTTTCCGCCCAAGCGGCGCTCTCATCGGGCGCCGCCGCCTTCGTTGTGAAATCGCGCCTCTCCGACGATCTTAAGACCGCGATCGAGCGAGCGCTCCGCCGCGTGTCGTTCGTTTCCCCTGGCGTGCTCGATGGAGCACCCCACAGCGACCGTCGCTAA
- the purM gene encoding phosphoribosylformylglycinamidine cyclo-ligase, translated as MRPSQPVPLTYADAGVDIERAQRTKQRIKYLAHKTFTRNVLSEIGGFGGMFSLDKKKFRDPVLVSSVDGVGTKLKLAFELNLHHTIGGDLVNHCVNDIAVQGATPLFFMDYFATGKLDPEIAEKVVTGIAEACKQNGAALIGGETAEMPGFYSNGEYDIAGFIVGIVDRERILTGDAVQAGDILVGLPSTGLHTNGYSLARKLLFQVARYSPETYVNELRNKVGSELMRTHKSYWPLLRRLLEADAISAAAHITGGGITENLPRVLPKGTAALVERGTWPIPPIFEHLQRIGSIEQAEMFRTFNMGIGMILVAPSKKFKKVQAALDRAGEKSYTIGRVIKGERKVHYS; from the coding sequence GTGAGACCCAGCCAACCCGTTCCGCTCACCTACGCCGATGCCGGCGTGGACATTGAGCGCGCGCAGCGCACCAAGCAGCGCATCAAGTACCTGGCGCACAAGACGTTCACGCGGAACGTGCTCAGCGAGATTGGCGGGTTCGGCGGCATGTTCTCGCTCGACAAGAAAAAATTCCGCGATCCGGTGCTGGTTTCCAGCGTTGACGGCGTCGGCACCAAGCTGAAGCTGGCGTTCGAGCTGAACCTGCACCATACGATCGGCGGCGACCTGGTGAACCACTGCGTGAACGACATTGCCGTGCAGGGCGCGACGCCGCTCTTCTTCATGGACTACTTCGCCACCGGCAAGCTCGACCCCGAGATCGCCGAGAAGGTCGTGACCGGAATCGCTGAAGCGTGCAAGCAGAACGGCGCGGCGCTCATCGGCGGCGAAACGGCTGAGATGCCCGGCTTTTACTCGAACGGCGAGTACGACATCGCCGGATTCATTGTCGGCATAGTCGACCGCGAGCGCATCCTCACCGGCGACGCGGTGCAAGCGGGCGACATACTGGTCGGTCTGCCTTCGACCGGGCTGCACACCAATGGATATTCGCTCGCGCGCAAGCTGCTCTTTCAGGTGGCGCGTTATTCGCCGGAAACTTACGTGAACGAGCTGAGGAACAAGGTCGGCAGCGAGCTGATGCGCACGCACAAGAGCTATTGGCCGCTGCTGCGGCGGCTGCTCGAGGCCGACGCGATCTCAGCCGCGGCGCACATCACCGGCGGCGGAATTACGGAGAACCTGCCGCGCGTGCTGCCCAAAGGGACAGCGGCGCTGGTCGAACGCGGCACCTGGCCCATTCCGCCGATCTTCGAGCATCTGCAGCGCATCGGCTCGATCGAACAGGCCGAGATGTTTCGCACGTTCAACATGGGTATTGGCATGATCCTCGTTGCGCCGAGCAAGAAGTTCAAGAAGGTGCAGGCTGCGCTCGACCGGGCCGGCGAAAAGAGCTACACCATCGGCCGCGTCATCAAGGGCGAGCGCAAGGTCCACTACAGCTAG
- a CDS encoding response regulator, with amino-acid sequence MADVANKSMVLCVDDDLVFLQGLVEVLMACRCDVAATSDVKTALELVRREPVSLAIVDCEMPAMPGAALASAMRRIRPEMAIILLSSSSEATTEGPKPADKYVTKASESRQTSRAVSSRLQWSSAPAA; translated from the coding sequence ATGGCTGACGTGGCGAACAAGAGCATGGTTCTCTGCGTGGACGATGACCTGGTGTTCCTGCAGGGGCTGGTGGAAGTGCTGATGGCCTGCCGATGCGACGTGGCCGCTACCAGTGACGTGAAGACCGCCCTGGAACTGGTCCGCCGCGAGCCGGTGTCGCTCGCCATTGTTGATTGCGAAATGCCCGCCATGCCCGGAGCTGCTCTGGCCTCGGCAATGCGACGCATCCGGCCGGAAATGGCGATCATCCTCTTGAGCAGCAGTTCGGAAGCGACTACTGAAGGGCCGAAGCCAGCAGACAAGTACGTGACGAAAGCCTCTGAATCCCGGCAAACGTCACGAGCCGTCAGCAGCCGTTTGCAGTGGAGTTCGGCTCCGGCCGCCTGA
- the purN gene encoding phosphoribosylglycinamide formyltransferase: protein MKRLGILISGRGSNFEAIADSVAAGRIAAEIAVVISNRADAAGVEAARRRGLNSLVIPSKGRIREEHERDVIAALRRHSVDLVCLAGYMRLLSPVFVNAFPQRILNIHPSLLPAFPGMDAQKQALEYGAQVSGCTVHFVDESLDGGPIIVQRPAPVLPGDDEHTLAARILEQEHIAYTEAINIVLHGNYRIEGRRVIAGKAPAPATPTRG from the coding sequence GTGAAACGTCTCGGCATTCTGATTTCCGGGCGCGGTTCGAACTTCGAGGCTATCGCCGACTCCGTTGCCGCGGGCCGCATCGCGGCTGAGATCGCGGTGGTGATCTCGAACCGCGCCGACGCCGCCGGCGTTGAAGCGGCGCGACGTCGCGGGCTGAACTCGCTGGTCATTCCATCGAAAGGACGCATTCGCGAGGAGCACGAGCGCGACGTGATTGCCGCGCTCCGGCGGCACAGCGTTGACCTGGTTTGCTTGGCGGGTTACATGCGGCTGCTCTCGCCGGTGTTCGTGAACGCGTTCCCTCAGCGCATCCTGAACATTCACCCCTCGCTGCTGCCCGCGTTTCCCGGCATGGACGCCCAGAAGCAGGCGTTGGAGTACGGCGCACAAGTGTCGGGCTGCACCGTGCACTTCGTGGACGAAAGCCTCGACGGCGGTCCGATCATCGTGCAGCGGCCCGCTCCGGTCTTGCCGGGCGACGACGAGCACACGCTCGCGGCACGCATCCTCGAGCAGGAGCACATCGCTTACACCGAAGCGATCAACATCGTGCTCCACGGCAATTACCGCATCGAGGGGCGGCGCGTGATCGCCGGTAAAGCGCCTGCACCGGCGACTCCGACGCGAGGGTGA
- a CDS encoding response regulator transcription factor translates to MRIRVVLADDHQVLTEGLRGLLSPRCEVVGVATTGRELVEMVHATTPDVAITDVSMPLLNGLDAIRQIQRGSGIRTKFILLTMHADVSLVVEAFRAGASAYVLKHSASSELAVAIDSVLRGRAYVSPALPTDVLTVLAEAARHRSSEGSKLTRRQREVLQLVAEGKAMKEVAATLGISVRTAESYKYEIMHSLGLHSNAELVQFAIRIGLITVQPITPAA, encoded by the coding sequence ATGCGGATCCGAGTCGTACTGGCCGATGATCATCAGGTTCTAACCGAGGGACTCCGCGGTCTGCTCAGCCCCCGCTGCGAGGTCGTGGGAGTGGCAACCACTGGCCGAGAGCTGGTCGAGATGGTCCATGCCACCACACCCGACGTTGCCATCACCGATGTCTCGATGCCTCTGCTCAACGGCCTCGACGCCATCCGCCAGATTCAGCGCGGCAGCGGCATACGCACAAAGTTCATTCTGCTGACCATGCACGCCGATGTTTCGCTGGTAGTGGAAGCCTTTCGCGCAGGGGCCTCGGCGTACGTGTTGAAGCATTCGGCGAGCAGCGAGCTGGCGGTGGCCATTGATTCGGTCTTGCGCGGACGCGCCTACGTCAGCCCCGCGCTTCCCACCGATGTTCTGACGGTTTTGGCGGAGGCTGCCCGTCACCGCAGCTCGGAGGGCAGCAAATTGACGCGCCGCCAGCGCGAAGTTCTGCAGCTGGTGGCTGAAGGCAAGGCGATGAAGGAAGTCGCCGCGACGCTGGGAATCTCAGTGCGCACGGCGGAGTCCTACAAGTACGAAATCATGCACTCGCTCGGGCTCCACTCCAACGCGGAGCTTGTGCAGTTCGCCATTCGCATCGGCCTTATCACGGTGCAGCCGATCACGCCGGCAGCGTAA